From Rhizobium favelukesii, the proteins below share one genomic window:
- a CDS encoding 5' nucleotidase, NT5C type, producing the protein MNEKTEPKIFLDMDGVLADFDKGAGHLLGTDDIHKWEFVHGPKAFWEKLDSYPNFFGSLPPMPDAYHLWGEVYQREPIILTALPRVGATDVDAQKRAWVKHHLPSSFEVDVITCQTPEKPGYANVGDVLVDDRAVNRAAWEARGGKFILHTSAETTLTQLKAMGYL; encoded by the coding sequence ATGAACGAGAAAACAGAACCGAAAATCTTCCTTGATATGGATGGCGTATTGGCCGACTTTGACAAGGGCGCCGGCCACCTGCTCGGGACCGACGATATCCACAAGTGGGAGTTCGTACACGGCCCCAAGGCATTTTGGGAAAAGCTCGACAGCTACCCGAATTTCTTTGGCTCCCTGCCGCCGATGCCCGACGCCTATCATCTTTGGGGCGAAGTCTATCAGCGGGAGCCTATCATCCTGACCGCGCTGCCGAGGGTAGGGGCCACCGACGTTGACGCGCAGAAGCGCGCTTGGGTGAAGCACCACCTGCCATCCAGTTTCGAAGTCGATGTCATCACGTGCCAGACGCCCGAAAAGCCGGGATACGCCAACGTCGGCGACGTGCTGGTAGACGACCGTGCTGTCAACCGCGCAGCTTGGGAAGCACGGGGCGGGAAGTTCATTCTGCACACGTCGGCCGAAACCACCCTGACCCAACTCAAAGCAATGGGGTATCTCTAA
- a CDS encoding DUF5906 domain-containing protein has product MKSTPNFGAVVADLTRSGFAATDLLPLIPPGATLSENSHVQPFQIGKIPGRYFGGKWSGLTGAWASVGMSERDVDRAKTWPTQNVGLRGGSYPGIDIDTDSKAAFALVERLIVARFGDTAPVRYRGDAPRALYSFRLDPSSDPVRKHRIEWKDADGRAHAVEVLGLGQQYAIAGIHPTGVAYEWRERPDGSVGDLAAVTANGLPKLSVDDVMDFMNEVKAAIEASGGEVGKIMVPRYGWDGDSRAVDLNNAEPILENDIAMEALNSIPNTVESMPSREQFVAVLASFKQAVGRNAEGLRGDALVWATRDGWADEEYFDKVWESLTSSRVPFDHLISMARKYGWRGDAALDFKDLGQDNGEVEKKIQRAEQEDPLLKLATKLAYVDTEQVFIVKGNGNMYSPEALNRAPHLGALIEAPGTTGKQSPANRLCAPNTTMQIVKGVVYLPGEQQITQWEQSGRSDTYYNRWHARAFPRFDNVTDADVKPWLDHVAYLVPDKKEREELLDFFAHLLQKRGTKIRWAPLLIGKQGTGKDLMIKPIVSYLAHNARDIKPEQLTSRFNDFLESELLVVQELKRSTTQANGTYNRIKTLIAGTAEDVNYIEKKYQTPYAVPNVVNSIFFSNHVDAMEIDADDRRFFIILSEAEKRDPSYYQRLAVDFYQNNSGWLKVASWLLKRDIEDFNASQPPMQTEGKALLIDSQRTPVARAIEEAVTTGAYKDRKAIRAEEIVNRASSEFSFMPGVQRHEVHGAQVVNELRNLGWRNHGNVKIDGKVLRFWTRPGANPSNADIRAELDTAQSEIDF; this is encoded by the coding sequence ATGAAGTCAACACCAAATTTCGGCGCGGTGGTCGCTGATCTGACACGCAGCGGCTTCGCTGCGACCGATCTGTTGCCTCTTATCCCACCCGGCGCCACGCTTTCCGAAAACTCGCACGTTCAACCTTTCCAGATCGGCAAAATCCCCGGCCGCTACTTCGGCGGCAAGTGGTCGGGCCTGACAGGCGCATGGGCTTCGGTCGGTATGAGCGAGCGCGACGTAGACCGTGCGAAGACGTGGCCGACACAAAACGTTGGCCTCCGGGGCGGCTCATATCCTGGCATTGACATTGACACTGACAGCAAAGCCGCCTTCGCTTTGGTGGAAAGGTTGATCGTCGCACGGTTCGGCGACACTGCCCCTGTACGTTACCGTGGCGACGCCCCACGCGCGCTCTATTCCTTCCGTCTCGATCCGTCGAGTGATCCTGTCAGGAAGCATAGGATTGAATGGAAGGACGCCGACGGCCGCGCTCACGCTGTCGAGGTTCTTGGGCTTGGTCAGCAGTACGCCATCGCGGGCATTCACCCCACGGGTGTTGCGTATGAATGGCGCGAGCGGCCGGACGGAAGCGTCGGCGACCTCGCTGCTGTCACGGCTAACGGGCTCCCCAAGCTGTCAGTCGATGACGTGATGGACTTCATGAACGAAGTGAAGGCCGCGATCGAAGCCAGCGGCGGCGAAGTCGGCAAGATCATGGTTCCCCGGTATGGATGGGACGGTGACAGCCGTGCGGTTGATCTCAACAACGCCGAGCCGATCCTTGAGAACGATATCGCGATGGAGGCTTTGAACTCGATCCCGAATACGGTCGAGTCCATGCCTTCGCGTGAGCAGTTCGTCGCCGTGCTGGCAAGTTTCAAGCAGGCTGTCGGCCGCAATGCCGAAGGGCTCCGTGGTGACGCGCTCGTTTGGGCAACCCGCGACGGTTGGGCTGACGAGGAGTATTTTGACAAGGTATGGGAGAGCTTGACAAGTTCCCGCGTGCCCTTCGACCACCTGATTTCGATGGCTCGCAAGTACGGCTGGCGCGGTGACGCGGCACTCGACTTCAAAGACTTGGGGCAGGACAACGGCGAGGTTGAAAAGAAAATCCAGCGGGCCGAGCAGGAAGACCCGCTTTTGAAGCTCGCCACGAAACTCGCCTATGTGGACACCGAGCAGGTTTTCATCGTGAAGGGGAACGGCAATATGTATTCCCCCGAAGCCCTCAACCGTGCGCCGCACCTCGGGGCTCTGATCGAAGCTCCCGGCACCACGGGCAAGCAGTCGCCGGCCAATAGGCTCTGTGCGCCGAACACGACCATGCAGATTGTCAAGGGCGTCGTCTATCTGCCGGGTGAGCAGCAAATCACGCAGTGGGAGCAGAGCGGCCGTTCTGACACCTATTATAATCGCTGGCACGCTCGCGCGTTCCCGCGCTTTGACAACGTGACAGACGCGGATGTCAAGCCGTGGCTCGACCATGTGGCCTACCTCGTGCCTGACAAGAAGGAACGGGAAGAGCTGCTTGATTTCTTTGCCCATCTGCTCCAGAAGCGCGGCACCAAAATTCGTTGGGCTCCGCTGCTGATTGGCAAGCAGGGCACGGGTAAAGACCTGATGATTAAGCCGATCGTCAGCTACCTCGCGCACAACGCCCGTGACATCAAGCCCGAGCAACTGACATCGCGGTTTAACGACTTCCTCGAAAGCGAATTGCTCGTGGTGCAGGAGTTGAAGCGCTCGACCACGCAGGCGAACGGCACCTATAACCGTATCAAGACCCTGATCGCCGGCACGGCCGAAGACGTGAACTACATCGAAAAGAAGTATCAGACGCCCTACGCGGTCCCGAACGTCGTCAACTCGATCTTCTTTTCTAACCACGTCGATGCGATGGAAATCGACGCCGACGACCGGCGTTTCTTCATCATCCTGTCAGAAGCAGAAAAGCGCGACCCGAGCTATTACCAGCGGCTCGCCGTCGATTTCTACCAGAACAATTCTGGTTGGCTGAAGGTCGCAAGCTGGCTCCTCAAGCGTGACATTGAGGATTTCAATGCTTCGCAGCCGCCTATGCAGACAGAAGGCAAGGCGCTCCTGATCGACTCACAGCGCACGCCTGTCGCCCGTGCGATCGAGGAGGCTGTCACGACCGGCGCGTATAAAGACCGCAAGGCCATCCGCGCTGAAGAGATCGTCAACCGCGCAAGCTCCGAATTTAGCTTCATGCCCGGCGTCCAACGGCACGAAGTCCACGGCGCGCAGGTTGTCAACGAGCTACGCAATCTCGGCTGGCGCAACCACGGCAATGTCAAGATCGACGGCAAAGTGCTCCGCTTCTGGACCCGGCCCGGCGCAAACCCTTCAAATGCTGACATCCGCGCTGAGCTTGACACGGCGCAGAGCGAGATTGATTTTTAA
- a CDS encoding tyrosine-type recombinase/integrase — protein MLQDAFSNGRIEKVSKDTVKGYLQNWIEGRLALGKIRITTAETYTSTLKQFIGRFGDDNLVAIRHSDLSDWVKDTIGVKGIAYTAYVCTVLKKAWRDAIKEGLTPFNPFDRVDLPTYESEAKERTIGPNAMKTLWDVADNLDGDDGLLARVALETGMRRGELAGLRWCDVSAAGVINIRQNAVIMKTGKVVIHKPKTKRGARSIAIGKALLAELEAARGAPEHYVFGEGETPRRPPAIARALVRALKAAGLTGFTAHDFRHAHATHLLRSGKIPITAVSKRLGHAKITTTMSIYAHALEEDEEAIVGEIDNILRGA, from the coding sequence GTGCTGCAAGACGCCTTCTCCAATGGCCGTATCGAGAAAGTCTCGAAGGACACAGTGAAGGGCTACCTGCAAAATTGGATCGAAGGCCGGCTTGCTCTCGGCAAAATCCGCATCACGACGGCGGAGACTTATACGAGCACGCTGAAGCAGTTTATCGGCCGCTTTGGGGACGACAACCTCGTAGCCATCAGACATTCCGACCTGTCGGATTGGGTGAAGGATACGATCGGTGTCAAGGGCATCGCCTACACGGCCTATGTCTGCACGGTTCTGAAAAAGGCGTGGCGCGACGCCATCAAGGAAGGGCTGACACCGTTCAACCCCTTCGATCGTGTCGATCTCCCAACCTATGAGTCCGAAGCGAAAGAGCGCACCATCGGCCCGAACGCCATGAAGACCCTTTGGGATGTCGCTGACAACCTCGACGGCGATGACGGCCTTTTGGCCCGTGTGGCCTTGGAAACCGGGATGCGGCGGGGGGAATTGGCCGGGCTACGTTGGTGCGACGTGTCAGCGGCCGGCGTCATCAACATCCGGCAAAACGCCGTCATCATGAAGACAGGCAAGGTGGTAATCCACAAGCCGAAGACGAAGCGCGGCGCGCGTTCGATCGCGATTGGCAAAGCACTGCTGGCGGAGCTAGAGGCGGCGAGGGGAGCGCCGGAACATTACGTCTTTGGTGAGGGTGAAACTCCTCGGCGCCCGCCGGCTATTGCCCGTGCGCTTGTCCGCGCGCTCAAGGCTGCGGGGCTGACAGGCTTCACGGCGCACGACTTCCGCCACGCTCATGCGACGCATTTGCTGCGCTCGGGAAAGATACCGATTACCGCAGTCAGCAAGCGCCTCGGGCACGCTAAGATTACTACCACAATGAGCATCTACGCTCATGCGCTGGAGGAAGACGAAGAGGCGATCGTTGGTGAAATCGACAACATTTTGAGGGGGGCGTGA
- a CDS encoding DUF6105 family protein — translation MKWFLIFWAGPIVFLAGWYWLSYYDMNFGIFMLSRQVHDLTFEIYGKILGIPPETIPPLVARAIVVDSLVVFAIIAFRRRKAIGAWWRARQASKSSDAALASKDSLSSAP, via the coding sequence ATGAAGTGGTTTCTGATCTTCTGGGCCGGTCCCATCGTCTTCCTGGCGGGATGGTATTGGCTTTCTTACTACGACATGAATTTCGGCATCTTCATGCTGAGCCGGCAGGTTCACGACCTCACGTTTGAGATCTACGGAAAGATCCTTGGCATTCCGCCGGAAACCATTCCGCCGCTGGTCGCCCGTGCGATCGTTGTCGACAGCCTTGTCGTGTTCGCCATCATCGCCTTCCGCCGGCGCAAGGCGATCGGTGCTTGGTGGCGTGCTCGTCAGGCGTCCAAGTCGTCCGATGCCGCTCTGGCGAGCAAGGACAGTCTGTCCAGCGCTCCCTGA
- the ruvX gene encoding Holliday junction resolvase RuvX produces MTVLTIEELATVLQPGQAIAGLDLGTKTIGLSMSDLGRRFATPRPVIKREKFTIDAVTLLKFVAKEKVAAFVIGLPMNMDGSAGPRVQATRAFVRNMEQKTDLPFVYWDERLSTVAAERALLEMDVSRSKRAERIDSAAASFILQGALDRLSLLARAASDDLDA; encoded by the coding sequence ATGACAGTGCTGACGATCGAGGAACTGGCAACTGTGCTGCAGCCGGGACAGGCGATTGCGGGGCTTGATCTCGGCACGAAAACGATCGGGCTTTCGATGTCCGATCTTGGCCGACGGTTTGCCACGCCGAGGCCCGTCATCAAGCGCGAAAAATTCACGATCGATGCGGTAACGCTTCTGAAGTTTGTTGCAAAGGAGAAGGTTGCGGCCTTCGTCATCGGCCTGCCGATGAACATGGATGGATCGGCCGGGCCGCGTGTCCAGGCAACGCGCGCCTTCGTGCGCAACATGGAGCAGAAGACCGATTTGCCCTTCGTCTATTGGGACGAACGGCTGTCGACGGTCGCCGCCGAGCGGGCACTGCTGGAGATGGACGTATCGCGCAGCAAGCGTGCCGAGCGCATCGACTCGGCTGCGGCAAGCTTCATTCTTCAGGGAGCGCTGGACAGACTGTCCTTGCTCGCCAGAGCGGCATCGGACGACTTGGACGCCTGA
- a CDS encoding metal-dependent hydrolase — MKITWLGHSAFRIEIGKAKILLDPFLTHNPSFAGQDAKDVANGITHILLTHGHGDHVGDTVALAKASGAVVLANADLAAWLGSKGLSRIEAGNTGGTISFDGFSATFTNALHSSAQITEDGVSHALGNANGLMLHFDEEASILAMGDTDIFSDMALINELHQPEIALVPVGDRFTMGGAVAALACQRYFNFKTAMPCHYGTFPIIDQTPEKFVSGMEGSKTAVNAPRPGESLSF; from the coding sequence ATGAAGATCACTTGGCTTGGTCATTCCGCATTCCGCATCGAGATCGGAAAGGCTAAAATCCTGCTGGATCCGTTCCTCACCCACAATCCGTCCTTTGCCGGGCAGGATGCAAAGGACGTCGCAAACGGCATCACACATATCCTGCTCACGCATGGTCACGGAGATCATGTCGGCGATACGGTTGCGCTTGCCAAGGCCTCAGGTGCGGTCGTTCTCGCCAACGCCGATCTCGCCGCTTGGCTGGGCTCGAAAGGCTTGTCGAGGATCGAGGCGGGCAATACCGGCGGCACGATTTCGTTCGACGGTTTTTCAGCGACCTTCACCAACGCGCTGCATTCCTCGGCGCAGATCACCGAAGACGGCGTCTCCCATGCGCTCGGCAATGCCAACGGTTTGATGCTGCACTTCGATGAGGAAGCCTCGATTCTCGCCATGGGCGATACCGACATCTTCTCCGACATGGCGCTGATCAACGAGTTGCACCAGCCTGAGATCGCTCTCGTGCCGGTCGGCGATCGCTTCACCATGGGCGGCGCCGTGGCGGCGCTTGCCTGCCAGCGCTACTTCAACTTCAAGACCGCCATGCCCTGCCACTATGGTACCTTCCCGATCATTGACCAGACGCCGGAGAAGTTCGTCTCCGGCATGGAAGGATCGAAGACGGCGGTGAATGCGCCGAGGCCGGGCGAGAGCCTTTCCTTCTAG
- the gatC gene encoding Asp-tRNA(Asn)/Glu-tRNA(Gln) amidotransferase subunit GatC, whose product MSVDFATVKRVARLARIAVSEEEANRMVGELNGILGFVEQLSEVDVEGVEPMTSVTPMEMKKRTDDVTDGNKAADIVSNAPVTDQNFFLVPKVVE is encoded by the coding sequence ATGTCCGTCGACTTTGCCACCGTTAAGCGCGTAGCGCGCCTTGCCCGTATTGCGGTCTCCGAAGAAGAGGCAAACCGCATGGTGGGCGAGTTGAATGGTATCCTCGGCTTCGTCGAGCAGCTCTCCGAGGTCGACGTCGAAGGCGTCGAGCCGATGACGTCGGTCACGCCGATGGAGATGAAGAAGCGCACGGATGATGTGACTGACGGCAACAAGGCGGCCGACATCGTTTCCAACGCGCCTGTCACCGATCAGAATTTCTTCCTGGTGCCCAAAGTCGTCGAATAA
- the gatA gene encoding Asp-tRNA(Asn)/Glu-tRNA(Gln) amidotransferase subunit GatA produces MSELTSLTIAEARTKLRAKEIKATELTEAYISAIEAANDKLNAYIKVTPEKALQMAEASDARLAGGKGGALEGIPLGIKDLFATEGIHTQACSHILDGFKPHYESTVTQNLWGDGAVMLGKLNMDEFAMGSSNETSYYGAVINPWRSAGSNQQLVPGGSSGGSAAAVAAHLCAGATATDTGGSIRQPAAFTGTVGIKPTYGRCSRWGTVAFASSLDQAGPIARDVRDAAILLRSMASVDSKDTTSVDLPVPDYEAALGQSLKGMKIGIPNEYRVDGMPEEIETLWQQGIAWLKDAGAEIVNISLPHTKYALPAYYIVAPAEASSNLARYDGVRYGLRVDGKDIVDMYEKTRAAGFGKEVKRRIMIGTYVLSAGYYDAYYIKAQKVRTLIKRDFELAFNAGVDAILTPATPSSAFGVADENLASDPVKMYLNDIFTVTVNMAGLPGIAVPAGLDHKGLPLGLQLIGKPFDEETLFKTAHVIEQAAGRFTPAKWW; encoded by the coding sequence ATGAGCGAACTCACCAGCCTGACCATTGCCGAAGCCCGTACGAAGCTGCGCGCCAAGGAGATCAAAGCGACTGAACTGACCGAGGCCTACATCTCGGCAATCGAAGCGGCCAACGACAAGCTCAATGCCTATATTAAGGTCACGCCCGAGAAGGCGTTGCAGATGGCGGAAGCCTCTGACGCACGTCTCGCCGGCGGCAAGGGTGGCGCGCTCGAAGGCATCCCGCTCGGCATCAAGGATCTGTTCGCCACCGAAGGCATTCATACGCAGGCCTGCAGCCACATCCTCGACGGTTTCAAGCCGCACTACGAGTCGACCGTCACCCAGAACCTGTGGGGCGACGGCGCCGTGATGCTCGGCAAGCTCAACATGGACGAGTTCGCGATGGGCTCTTCCAACGAAACCTCCTACTACGGCGCGGTCATCAACCCCTGGCGTTCGGCTGGCTCCAACCAGCAGCTGGTACCGGGAGGCTCCTCCGGCGGCTCCGCAGCGGCTGTTGCGGCCCACCTCTGCGCCGGTGCGACGGCAACCGATACGGGCGGCTCGATCCGCCAGCCGGCCGCCTTCACCGGTACGGTCGGCATCAAGCCGACGTATGGCCGCTGCTCGCGCTGGGGCACGGTGGCTTTCGCCTCGTCGCTTGACCAGGCTGGTCCCATTGCCCGCGACGTGCGCGACGCCGCAATCCTGCTGAGGTCGATGGCGTCAGTCGATTCCAAGGACACGACCTCCGTCGACCTGCCGGTTCCGGACTATGAAGCCGCGCTTGGCCAGTCGCTGAAGGGCATGAAGATCGGCATTCCAAACGAATATCGCGTCGACGGCATGCCGGAGGAGATCGAAACCTTGTGGCAGCAGGGCATTGCCTGGCTGAAGGACGCAGGCGCCGAGATCGTCAACATCTCGCTGCCGCACACCAAGTATGCGCTGCCGGCCTATTATATCGTTGCTCCCGCTGAAGCTTCGTCGAACCTCGCCCGCTATGACGGCGTCCGTTACGGCCTGCGCGTCGACGGCAAGGATATTGTCGACATGTATGAGAAGACGCGCGCCGCCGGTTTCGGCAAGGAAGTCAAGCGCCGCATCATGATCGGCACCTATGTTCTCTCGGCTGGTTACTACGACGCTTACTACATCAAGGCCCAGAAGGTTCGCACACTGATCAAGCGCGACTTCGAACTGGCCTTCAATGCCGGTGTCGATGCGATCCTGACGCCCGCGACACCGTCGTCTGCCTTCGGCGTCGCCGACGAAAACCTCGCCTCCGATCCGGTCAAGATGTACCTGAACGACATCTTCACGGTCACGGTCAACATGGCCGGGCTGCCGGGCATTGCCGTTCCGGCCGGACTTGACCACAAAGGCCTCCCACTCGGCCTGCAGCTGATCGGCAAGCCGTTCGACGAAGAGACATTGTTCAAGACTGCGCATGTGATCGAGCAGGCTGCGGGTAGGTTCACGCCCGCCAAGTGGTGGTAA
- a CDS encoding N-acetyltransferase, which yields MMAGADHQVVGEIGLPRGNPAVQGEAGFDDPVVIEAAQKDFFDYRQRRNVTSRLPNLEARLVGWGARENEPNSISDIWIDPACQGRGIGSPGPLFR from the coding sequence ATGATGGCAGGGGCTGATCATCAAGTGGTCGGCGAGATTGGCTTGCCGCGTGGAAATCCAGCGGTGCAAGGGGAAGCCGGTTTCGACGATCCCGTCGTAATCGAGGCTGCTCAGAAGGATTTCTTCGACTACCGGCAGCGACGAAATGTGACGTCGCGATTGCCGAACTTGGAAGCCCGGCTGGTCGGCTGGGGCGCCCGGGAAAACGAGCCCAATTCCATTTCTGACATCTGGATCGATCCCGCCTGCCAGGGCCGTGGCATCGGTTCGCCTGGTCCGCTATTTCGTTGA
- a CDS encoding YjhX family toxin, with amino-acid sequence MDISRTEQRILHLLAQGGRIEIERDDNRKIEAAKCFTRDGWVYPGFGLELFRKLKRKKAIKSSGGKPYRITERGLILVRAEQDNK; translated from the coding sequence ATGGATATTTCACGCACGGAGCAGCGCATCCTGCACCTATTGGCTCAGGGTGGCCGTATTGAAATCGAACGCGACGACAACAGAAAAATCGAGGCAGCAAAGTGCTTCACGCGCGACGGTTGGGTCTATCCCGGCTTCGGTCTCGAGCTCTTTCGCAAGCTGAAGCGGAAGAAGGCCATCAAATCCTCAGGTGGCAAGCCCTATCGCATCACCGAACGGGGATTGATTCTGGTGAGAGCGGAACAGGACAATAAGTAG
- a CDS encoding GNAT family N-acetyltransferase, whose amino-acid sequence MIHIRNAREGDANLLSEIGIRAWQNAMASIGEADAMVDAARSAFFNFVAGSWITVTVIEWNGHAAGWAARETLDEKISDFWIDPAFTGHGLGTALLQDIEKDIAAQGFDTAMMQTHSANSEAISFFQKRGYAIHWLSIAYNPKLDRDVPSVGLSKALESTDDGTYGLVLV is encoded by the coding sequence TTGATCCACATTCGCAATGCCCGCGAGGGCGACGCAAATCTCTTGAGCGAGATCGGAATAAGAGCCTGGCAGAATGCAATGGCGTCCATTGGCGAAGCGGACGCCATGGTGGATGCTGCCCGAAGCGCGTTCTTCAATTTCGTTGCCGGTAGCTGGATCACCGTCACCGTCATCGAATGGAACGGACATGCGGCAGGATGGGCCGCGCGCGAGACGCTCGACGAGAAAATTTCGGATTTCTGGATCGATCCTGCCTTCACCGGTCATGGTCTCGGAACAGCACTCTTGCAGGATATCGAGAAAGACATAGCAGCGCAGGGTTTCGATACGGCCATGATGCAGACGCACTCCGCGAACTCCGAAGCGATCAGCTTCTTCCAGAAGCGTGGATACGCAATTCATTGGCTGTCGATTGCCTACAATCCCAAGCTCGATCGTGATGTGCCGTCAGTCGGTTTGTCAAAGGCTTTGGAGTCCACGGACGACGGCACATACGGCCTTGTCTTAGTCTAG
- a CDS encoding DUF1294 domain-containing protein, whose translation MTATAILKIIGLFLALNAFVFSIYFLDKQAARDHRRRISEKTLLTLAFVGGSLGAVCAQRLLRHKTQKEPFRSILRAIVMFHMVAALVLSGALGYVALDGPLLD comes from the coding sequence ATGACCGCAACCGCTATTCTCAAGATCATCGGGCTCTTCCTGGCACTGAATGCCTTCGTGTTCTCGATCTATTTCCTCGACAAGCAGGCTGCTCGCGATCATCGGCGCCGGATCAGCGAGAAAACCTTGCTGACGCTCGCATTCGTCGGTGGCAGCTTGGGCGCGGTTTGCGCGCAAAGGCTCCTACGTCACAAGACGCAGAAAGAACCGTTCCGATCGATCCTTAGGGCCATCGTCATGTTTCATATGGTGGCCGCGCTTGTTTTATCAGGCGCCCTCGGCTACGTCGCGCTGGATGGCCCGCTGCTAGACTAA
- the gatB gene encoding Asp-tRNA(Asn)/Glu-tRNA(Gln) amidotransferase subunit GatB — MTIVDVRTPDPKRFIPGATGDWEVIIGMEVHAQVLSNSKLFSGAATEFGKPQNSNVSLIDAAMPGMLPVINEECVKQAVRTGLGLKAQINKRSLFDRKNYFYPDLPQGYQISQFKDPIVGEGKITISLGPDRQGQFEDIEIGIERLHLEQDAGKSLHDQHATMSYVDLNRSGVALMEIVSKPDMRSSDEAKAYMTKLRSIVRYLGTCDGNMDEGSMRADVNVSVRRPGEGFGTRCEIKNVNSIRFIGQAIEYEARRQIAILEDGGTIAQETRLFDPNKGETRSMRSKEDAHDYRYFPDPDLLPLEFDDAFVTALEGDLPELPDDKKERFVRELGLSIYDASVLVSEKAIADYFEAVAEGRDGKAAANWVINDLLGALNRTGRSIEETSVSPAQLGAIIDLIKAETISGKIAKDLFEIVLNEGGDPAEIVETRGMKQVTDTGAIERAVDEIIAANPDQVAKVQAKPTLAGWFVGQVMKATGGKANPQAVQALVKAKLGIEE, encoded by the coding sequence ATGACCATTGTCGACGTTCGCACGCCCGATCCGAAACGCTTCATTCCCGGCGCCACCGGCGATTGGGAAGTCATCATCGGCATGGAAGTCCATGCACAGGTGCTGTCGAATTCGAAGCTGTTCTCGGGCGCGGCGACGGAGTTCGGCAAGCCGCAGAATTCCAACGTCTCGCTTATCGATGCGGCCATGCCCGGCATGCTGCCCGTCATTAACGAGGAATGCGTCAAGCAAGCTGTCCGCACAGGTCTTGGCCTCAAGGCGCAGATCAACAAGCGCTCGCTCTTCGACCGCAAGAACTATTTCTATCCCGACCTGCCCCAGGGCTATCAGATTTCGCAGTTCAAGGATCCGATCGTCGGCGAGGGCAAGATCACCATCTCGCTCGGACCCGACCGGCAGGGCCAGTTCGAGGATATCGAGATCGGCATCGAGCGCCTGCATCTGGAGCAGGACGCCGGCAAGTCGCTGCACGACCAGCATGCCACCATGTCCTATGTCGATCTCAATCGCTCGGGCGTCGCGCTGATGGAGATTGTCTCCAAGCCTGATATGCGCTCGTCGGATGAAGCCAAGGCTTACATGACGAAGCTGCGTTCGATCGTTCGCTATCTCGGCACCTGCGACGGCAACATGGACGAGGGCTCCATGCGCGCCGACGTCAACGTCTCCGTCCGTCGCCCGGGCGAAGGCTTCGGCACCCGTTGCGAGATCAAGAACGTCAACTCCATCCGCTTCATCGGCCAGGCGATCGAATACGAAGCCCGCCGCCAGATCGCTATTCTGGAGGACGGCGGTACGATCGCACAGGAAACCCGTCTCTTCGACCCGAATAAGGGCGAGACGCGCTCGATGCGCTCCAAGGAAGATGCACACGACTACCGCTACTTCCCGGATCCGGATCTGCTGCCGCTCGAATTCGACGACGCCTTCGTCACGGCGCTCGAAGGTGATCTGCCGGAACTGCCCGACGACAAGAAGGAGCGCTTTGTGCGCGAACTCGGTCTCTCGATCTATGACGCTTCCGTCCTTGTCTCGGAAAAGGCGATCGCCGACTATTTCGAAGCCGTGGCAGAAGGCCGCGACGGCAAGGCAGCCGCCAACTGGGTCATCAACGACCTGCTCGGCGCCTTGAACCGCACAGGCAGAAGCATCGAGGAGACCTCCGTTTCGCCGGCTCAACTTGGTGCGATCATTGACCTCATCAAGGCGGAGACTATTTCCGGAAAGATCGCGAAGGACCTGTTCGAAATCGTGCTGAACGAGGGCGGCGATCCCGCCGAGATCGTCGAAACCCGGGGCATGAAGCAGGTGACCGACACCGGCGCGATCGAACGGGCTGTCGACGAGATTATCGCCGCCAACCCGGATCAGGTTGCAAAGGTCCAGGCCAAGCCGACACTTGCCGGCTGGTTCGTCGGTCAGGTCATGAAGGCGACCGGCGGCAAGGCCAATCCGCAGGCCGTCCAGGCTCTCGTGAAGGCGAAGCTCGGCATTGAGGAGTAA